From the genome of Capsicum annuum cultivar UCD-10X-F1 chromosome 4, UCD10Xv1.1, whole genome shotgun sequence:
ATGCTTGTCACTACTGTTGGGATGAGAACCCAGTGGGGTAAACTGATGGCTACTCTTAGTGAAGGTGGAGATGATGAGACCCCATTGCAGGTTAAACTGAACGGAGTGGCAACTATTATTGGTAAAATAGGTCTTTTTTTTGCTGTCATCACATTTGCTGTCTTGGTCCAAGGTTTATATAGCCGCAAACTAGAGGAAGGGTCCCAATGGAGCTGGTCTATGGATGATGCCCAAGAAATGCTGGAATACTTTGCTATTGCAGTTACAATTGTTGTGGTTGCTGTTCCTGAGGGGCTTCCTTTAGCTGTTACATTGAGTCTGGCATTTgctatgaagaagatgatgaatgataAGGCACTTGTGCGCCATTTGGCTGCTTGTGAGACAATGGGTTCTTCAACTACCATATGTAGTGACAAGACTGGGACACTAACAACTAATCATATGACAGTTGTAAAAGCATGCATTTGTGGTAAAATCATAGAAACTGAAAGCTGTAAGGATGGTTCTAATATCTGCTCTGAAGTTTCTAACTCTGCATTGAGAATATTAATCCAGTctatattcaataataatgggggagaaatagtaaaaaatgaagatggAAAAATTGAAATCCTGGGAACACCGACTGAAACTGCTCTTTTGGAGTTCGGTCTTTTGCTTGGAGGGAATTTCCTGGAAGAGCGTCAATCTTCTAGGCTTGTAAAGGTTGAGCCATTCAATTCTACGAAGAAGAGAATGGGTGTAATTATAGAACTTCCTGGAAAAGGTCTCCGTGCACACTGTAAAGGAGCATCTGAAATAATTTTGGCTTCATGTGACAATTTCCTAAGCTCTAGCGGTGAGATTGTTCCCCTAGATGAAACTTCTATTAACCATCTGAAAGATACGATTGACCTATTTGCTAATGAAGCTCTTCGAACTTTGTGCCTTGCCTACAAGGACATTAGTGATGAGTACCCTGCTGAAAATCCCATCCCCTTTGAGGGATATATCTGCATAGGAATTGTAGGCATTAAAGATCCCGTTCGTCCTGGAGTCAAGGAGTCTGTCGCAATTTGTAGGTCAGCTGGAATCACTGTGAGAATGGTCACTGGAGACAACATAAATACTGCCAAGGCTATTGCTAGAGAATGTGGAATTTTGACTGATGATGGCATTGCAGTCGAAGGTCCAGTATTTAGGATGAAGACTGAGGCCGAGCTGCAAGAAATGATTCCAAAATTACAGGTGCCTTCAGAAACAATTATTTCACTTGACTGCATTCATATGTTCTTTCCAGGATTGCATTTTCGAGTTGTTGATCTTGGATTGCTTTTTCACTTCATCTATCAAATAAAGAAATTCTGTTTATGCTCATACACAGAAAGTGATGAACTTCTAGTTCTttttactttgtatatttatttataatcctattattatttctcttaatGTTGGCCTGGGGTGAGGTTGAATGGAGAAACATGCATATAGCCGACACCAACTTGTCGGGATAGAGTTAactgttgtttttgttgttgttcatgcaCAGCAAGCTGATTATTTTTGTCTGAGGTGGTTTGTGTGGATTGTCCTAGCTTCTTACTGGATTACCTTATCTCATTTGTTTGCTTGCTGCTGTTGATTGGGTGACAGAGTGTTATTAATATCTTCTTCATCTACTTGCTTAGGTGATGGCACGTTCTTCTCCAATAGATAAACATACGCTAGTGAAACATTTACGTACAACCTTCCAAGAAGTTGTTGCCGTGACTGGTGACGGCACTAATGATGCTCCTGCCCTCCATGAAGCAGATATAGGTCTTGCTATGGGCATTGCTGGGACTGAGGTGATACTTAATTACTGTTGTTTtatgaattatcttttcaaacaTTGCAATATTGAGAGCAGTGAGCACCAGCCCCTATTTCAACTGCAAATTATCCAATTTGATAAGTACTGGTATCCAGTGTATGTTTATTGCATAAAACATAAGAAGGGAGATTGTGAAAGCAATATTTCATAACTAGCAAACTATAGCAATTAATAATATCAGACATTTAACAATTCTCTTTTATTTGGAAGGATAATTGTCTATCAAAGAGGGTGAGTTCTTTCTGATTTGCTGGTGAAGTGCTAGCACAATTTGTTATATTCCACTCCACTTAAAATTGCTCTTTCCTTTGATTGATTTTATGTAAAGTATTtcccataaaaaaaattaagctgTTTTTGTACAAAAATTCGACGCAGTATCTTCATTCTAGGAGAAACTACTAGTAAAATGACTAAATAGTTGACCATGTTGAGGGTAACATTAGAATGTTTGTCAGAAAATATTGAGTTGCATCTGCAATAACTGCACTTAGACCTGTTTGCTAGTTTAAAGTGGATGATGAAAATGGGaaggtaaaaatattatttgtgctTACATTGCTACCCCGGCCTGTTCTCCCAAATAATGAAATTGTAAAATTTTTTGGTGGAAGTTTGATTATGTGATTTTCCTTCACTCTTATCAGAGAGATTAGTTGTGTGTCTTTTGGGCCAAGGCAAATGCTGAATTTTGTCCTGTACAGTGAAGGAATTGTGACCATCTTCTTTCCAGCAATCTAATGTTCCTTCACAAAGAATTTACTATACAAAAATTTAGAAGTTTTGACATGgctattctttcttttttctgcTGCATGCTCATGGCTTTCTTCTCTCTTTATTGCTATGGAGATCATGACCCTTTTCCTCAACTACCTAATGTTCCTTCACTGAGAATTTACTCTACCACAAATACAAAATTTCGTCATGGCTCCGCTTTCTTTATCTACCAAGGGCTATTGTACATCTCTCATTTTATATCTTCTTTCTGTAATGCCATAAACAACTTAGCTTCACTTGCACTATCTCTCCTATTAAGCCTTTTCTCTGTACAATTTAGGCATTTCATTGATCTTTATTTGGTCAAAGATTATAAATCATATAGATTCAGTTATACATATTCAGTTATAAAAGAgtatagatatgattattattttgttaacTATTGATGTTGAATATGTATAAGTTCGCAATTGCTGTTAGTGGGTCCTTTTCTGAATGACTACTCTCCTGATAATTGATATGTGTTAGTTCATCTTCCTATTGACTATGTAAACTTTGtaattagatttatttttttgataaagaaagCTTGTAATAGATTTGGCAGTTGTACTGTTAAACCATGAATTCGTTATTTTAGGATCCCAGTGATTCCTTCTACTATTTCTGGCTTTATAAAGTTAAAGAGCTGCTATCCATCAGCACTTTGAGATGTTGCAAAATTTTCATTCGGCAACTGGTTTAACCTCCCGTTTTCATCTCTAACATTTGTAGCGTCCATAGTATATTCCCTTTGCAATTTGGACTTCGAAGTGAAAAAGATTTGTCATGTCATTTTGCTTTGCGTAGTAGGAAATAGTGGGTATTTTATGTGGTTActtgatgtttatttattttcttggagTCATCATGTTGTCTGGTCTTTTGTTCCAGGTAGCTAAAGAGAGTGCTGACGTTATAATTTTAGATGATAATTTCTCAACAATTGTGACTGTGGCCAAATGGGGACGCTCAGTTTATGTgaatattcaaaagtttgttCAATTTCAGCTGACCGTAAATGTGGTTGCCTTGATTGTCAACTTTTCTTCAGCCTGTTTAACAGGTAGCGTATCTTGACCTACGAATTACTTTTTACTACTTTTAACACATTTTCCCTGGAAGTTGTAATTTTGAGATGCATCTTCTGTACATTTTCAGGGAGTGCTCCACTTACTGCTGTTCAGCTTCTATGGGTCAACATGATCATGGACACACTGGGAGCTCTTGCACTAGCTACTGAACCTCCTACTGATGACTTGATGAAGCGAACGCCTGTAGGAAGGAAGGGGAACTTCATTAGCAATGTCATGTGGAGGAACATTTTGGGACAGTCTTTTTACCAATTTGTAGTTATATGGTATCTTCAAACTACTGGCAAAGCTCTCTTTCATCTTGATGGCTCAGATGCTGACTTGATTCTGAACACAgttattttcaactcttttgtcTTCTGTCAGGTAATTTACCGGTTTGCCTTTCCAAAATATAATCTTTCACTATATTCTTGAGTAGATTCACATCTTGTTGCTGTTAATTGATATATGTAAAATGAGTTAAATGCACAGATATCTGCACTTCATCAGAGAAAAAAAACATAGATAGGTTACTGCAAATTTACATGAAAGCTTTCTCAGTATTGTCATTTTGTTTCCACAATGGAAAAAAAGCATGTCATCTCAAATCCACATTTAAGTCGACCGAGGAGGTTGAAAACGCCTGGTAGAACTATTGCTATTTATAGGACATCACTTAATCCACTCGTAATACCTAAGTGTAATCTTTGTGTTTCTTGCAGGTTTTCAATGAGATTAGTTCTAGAGATATGGAAAAGATAAATGTCTTCAATGGTATATTCAACAACTATGTTTTCGTTGCCGTCCTCAGCTCTACAGCTCTTTTCCAAATCATTATTGTTGAATTCCTTGGTACTTTCGCAAGTACTACTCCTCTTACATGGCACCAGTGGTTTACAAGTGTTGCAATTGGATTCCTGGGAATGCCGATTGCTGCTGCCATCAAGATGATCCCAGTAGGATCAAGCTGAATTCAAGCTGGAGAAACTAGTAAGTTACAACTTGCTTGAGCTTCACCCAAGGGCATCCACTCAAATGTTTGCAGCTATCAATCGAAGTGTCAAAGCGCAGAGACTTGAATGGCAGAGATCCTTACACAAAATCATAGCAAGAGTTGGTCAATTTGATCAATTTCCAACAGCTTCTTATAACAGTTGGAAAACCACTTCTGAGGATGCTCAACTGCTTGGTGCTCCTTAAAACACCTTAAGGGAAATTGAAATTCTAGATCAATGACTTGTGAAGTACTTCTGAACATGCCGTGGTTGTAATGACACCTTGATGGTTTTGGTTCATTGCATCATCATATCAATATTTGGAAACACAATCATATTCAATCATCTCTTTTTGTACGTTCTCCATTTATTTCAGCCCTTACTAGATCTTTCAGTGTTGTTTTGAGGTAATTCAAGTTACTACCTTGTCATTATACCAAAGTTTTCATTCAACAATGGTTTAGGTTCTCTGTCGAGAGATCATCAATCTACATCTCACTCTGTAGTCTGAATGGTGTCTATAGCAAGCACCATATGACTGACTACATTTGCCGCAAAAGCTTTACCTCAGCTACTGGTATTTTGGTGGCCGAACTGAAATCCTACTATGTGACATTTTCGTATCAATTCCCATACTTGCGATTGGAGTTGGTAACCTTTATGTGCATGCTAATACTTGTGCTATCGTCAACTTCTAGTATAGATTCAGGTGCCAAGGTTTTAAAAGAAGATTGCACAATGTCATGGACTGCATATTTTGAAAGacagttttcttttttcttcattggAGTTCCCTTTATGGCACTGAGAAGTCCCATTTTAAGAGATGAAACACCCTTTAACAAAGACTACTCTAGTATTGGGGCTCAAACCCGAAATTACTAGTCATTTTTAAAAACGAAGGGTGCCATCTCTCTACCAAAACCAGTAGGAGATGGGAAAAAGTATTGACTGAACAGAGAACGAAACTCCCTCTCACCCACCCCCGCCTAGCGCCCTCTGTGGTACATCCCACTCAAAAACATAAGGAAACAATAAACCAGTCGATCAATCAACTGTTGTGAACTTCACATTCAAAGAAAGAGTGACAATTGTGTAGTGTGATTCTCCAACGAGCAAGGTATGAATTGTGATGTACATATTGTTTATGCTGTGACTCAGTGATATAATACATGATCTACAATAACTAGTAGAATAGCAATTTAGGAGTCAtttatacaataataaaaaagagtTTTCTTTATCTGCGCCCTTTTATAAACATTTACACAATGGATAACTTCAAGACATTCAAACCAAATGTCCTAAAATATGAACAGAGAGAAGAAGCACATACGTCCTAAAATATTAGTACTAATATTAACAATCAATCAGTCCAACATACGTAGTAGAATCAATGAAACCCCTATTAACTCTTCATTTAACAGCTATGATACCCATTTATCCTGCTGTTGAGATTTCAGCAAAAAATCTATTTGCCTATATCCAATATATTCAACAGAAAAAAAGGCTAATCACATCTGAATACTGAGAAAATTCATGCCAAAAAATCTTTACAACAGTAATGTTTCTTCTGCTGTGGTTGTTTGTCATCATCCTCATACGTGCTCGTTCAGCTGTCGCAGTCTATTGTAGCAGTACCACACATTATTCTGAAATTAACGCAGAAATTTCATTAGATTAGAAAATGAAtttacaattataaaaaaaataaaaaaatcagaaCAGACTTACAATTTGAAGAAGTCCATTTAAAGGCAAGGCATTTATCTGAATCCCCACTTGTTCTATAGTCAAATTTCCGTTTACTGCTAACAATGTTGCAGCTGCTGCTATTACAGATGGTCTATGATTCATTAACCTCCCACCTGCTTAAACCATCCAGAAGTATAGTTAATTACACCTAATTAACAAATAATCAGAAAACAGTAATTAATGAATTACCTTGAAGAACACTCAAGACGATTTCATAAATTCTCATTCTTGTTAAGTATTTGCTTGGAACATCTCTAGCAAATCTTGATAGGAAAAATCGTATGAAATTAAAAGGAGTAACATATCGCATATCCCAACGAAAATCACCAAGAATCATCAACTCCATTTTCCTTATATGATCCACATTAATGCCGAAAGTTCCTACTGGATAATGTGATAATGGTGGCACATTTTCTCTACTTTCATCCATTTTTGCAGCTAATGATAAACATGCCACTGATATTAATCTCACCATCCTGTACTGTccaacctaattttttttttttttttaaatcagaaaataatccaaacaaataaaaatgataaacaaaTTCAGAAAACCATTTTCTGAGGAATCAAATTTTTTCTTACTTCTACTATTCGCTCGAGAAGAAATCTGTCCACATATGTCACTGCTGTGTAAAGTGTTTGTACATGAAACCCGAATTGTGGCCCTGTGATCTATATCATGGCAAAAACAATCTAATTAGCCTTTTTTCACAACATCGAATAACAAGTGGGGTTTAGAAAGGGTAGTGTATACGCACGCATACATGTAAATTTAATCAAGAAAATAGAGATATTGAGTTGTTGATTACTAACTCTGAGAATGTAATGGATTGCATGACGGCGAATTTCTTGAATCCAAATGTCATTCATAATATCTGCAGCTTGTTGATCATTTAGTCGAGCATTGTTGACTTCGTTGCCAATTAATAACTGTATGTAATTTATCTCATCGTGGTCATCACCACCGCCATTTTCTTgttgcatttcttcttcttcttcttcttcacttgaCGAACTTTCcatcttttagtttcttttgtGTTTTGGTTCTGTTTCTTTAGTAGTTCTCGTGATATTTATACGTGTGTTTTTTCTAAACTACCAAGAATAACCGtttgtgggggtgggggtggggattGGGGTAGAGGTGGGTTtccaaaatttaaagttatgaattCATATCAACTAGTCATGAATTTTTATACTTAAAATTTATACTTCAGATTAAAAGTACCGAGTTTAGTTGAATCTCGTATCATAACTTTGCATTCACCTCTAGTTAAGGCAGATCCAAAATTTACAACACCAACAAATTtcagtgtacgcagtccataccattacctccgaagaagtagagagactgtttccgatagacccctggctcaagacaaaggactgTAAATAAAGTCGTAAtgaaacataaaacaagatagaataacaTAAATAAGGCACCCACGAAGTAATACCATAcactaacaaaccaaaggcacCCACCACACCACACTCAAACTCTCCTAACTAGCAGCTCCAACCTATGGACACAGCTCTAAGACTATCAACCTGGCTACACtaaagctctc
Proteins encoded in this window:
- the LOC107868626 gene encoding cyclin-D5-1-like; amino-acid sequence: MESSSSEEEEEEEMQQENGGGDDHDEINYIQLLIGNEVNNARLNDQQAADIMNDIWIQEIRRHAIHYILRITGPQFGFHVQTLYTAVTYVDRFLLERIVEVGQYRMVRLISVACLSLAAKMDESRENVPPLSHYPVGTFGINVDHIRKMELMILGDFRWDMRYVTPFNFIRFFLSRFARDVPSKYLTRMRIYEIVLSVLQGGRLMNHRPSVIAAAATLLAVNGNLTIEQVGIQINALPLNGLLQINNVWYCYNRLRQLNEHV
- the LOC107867231 gene encoding calcium-transporting ATPase 1 — protein: MEEYIKENYGEVKPKNSSEEALQRWRQLCWLVKNPKRRFRFTANLSKRFEARAIQRSNQEKLRVAVLVSQAALSFIQGVSYTVPEEVKTAGFQICADELGSIVEGHNSRKLKLHGAVEGIAKKLSTSTTDGICTSADLLSRRKEIYGINKFIESPPRGFWIFVWEALQDTTLMILGVCAFVSLLVGIMTEGWPKGAHDGLGIVASILLVVFVTATSDYRQSLQFKDLDKEKKKITVQVTRNGYRQKISIYDLLAGDIVHLAIGDQVPADGLFLSGFSLLIDESSLTGESEPINVTTENPFLLSGTKVRDGSCKMLVTTVGMRTQWGKLMATLSEGGDDETPLQVKLNGVATIIGKIGLFFAVITFAVLVQGLYSRKLEEGSQWSWSMDDAQEMLEYFAIAVTIVVVAVPEGLPLAVTLSLAFAMKKMMNDKALVRHLAACETMGSSTTICSDKTGTLTTNHMTVVKACICGKIIETESCKDGSNICSEVSNSALRILIQSIFNNNGGEIVKNEDGKIEILGTPTETALLEFGLLLGGNFLEERQSSRLVKVEPFNSTKKRMGVIIELPGKGLRAHCKGASEIILASCDNFLSSSGEIVPLDETSINHLKDTIDLFANEALRTLCLAYKDISDEYPAENPIPFEGYICIGIVGIKDPVRPGVKESVAICRSAGITVRMVTGDNINTAKAIARECGILTDDGIAVEGPVFRMKTEAELQEMIPKLQVMARSSPIDKHTLVKHLRTTFQEVVAVTGDGTNDAPALHEADIGLAMGIAGTEVAKESADVIILDDNFSTIVTVAKWGRSVYVNIQKFVQFQLTVNVVALIVNFSSACLTGSAPLTAVQLLWVNMIMDTLGALALATEPPTDDLMKRTPVGRKGNFISNVMWRNILGQSFYQFVVIWYLQTTGKALFHLDGSDADLILNTVIFNSFVFCQVFNEISSRDMEKINVFNGIFNNYVFVAVLSSTALFQIIIVEFLGTFASTTPLTWHQWFTSVAIGFLGMPIAAAIKMIPVGSS